One genomic segment of Aliarcobacter cibarius includes these proteins:
- a CDS encoding DNA polymerase III subunit gamma/tau, with translation MSSIQDRVLALKYRPKRFEDLIGQSTVSQTLSLALDSSRLSHAYLFSGLRGSGKTSTARIMAKALLCEKGPTSKPCEVCENCASANNGKHLDIIEMDAASNRGIDDIKELIEHTKYKPSLARFKVFIIDEVHMLTTQAFNALLKTLEEPPGFVKFILATTDALKLPATILSRTQHFRFNKISQNDVVHHLSHILHEEKIDFEKDALNILARGGQGSLRDTLTLLDQAIIFSKNRVDCKSVVEMLGLINPEKMEAIFSIILNQGDINDILKELEIYETTQVIDEMILFLKDKMILKDRRFDIILFDRFFRILSDAKHLLAINSDGTFVLILTFMKLMEATKLKSIDDIINKIEKIEPKPETTKVAKVIENILEEPISVKEPIETLIKVESISKEINVNIEVEDKMISNTTSLNIIADAIPALKFQTPFDELPTIKPEEDFSKKEISAVEIEKIEEILYNPVEEIEYIPFVEERDESIDLYTKLTEKVYDRDFELGECFEKNFIYNGFSNNVLQIISYAKDEERKLLYKHFGIIKAFAQEVFGSNVELDFKKEEATILNESLVKEEDENRVQEEQKDVQNDIGSMIEDIEVGSGCVASILQATNETLSSKELLVNDILNSKMVDKVKELFDIRKITVKSRS, from the coding sequence ATGAGTAGTATTCAAGATAGAGTTTTGGCATTAAAGTATAGGCCAAAAAGATTTGAAGATTTAATTGGGCAAAGCACAGTTTCTCAAACATTAAGCCTTGCACTTGATAGCTCAAGACTTTCACATGCTTATTTATTTTCAGGATTAAGAGGAAGTGGTAAAACTAGTACAGCTAGAATTATGGCTAAAGCACTTTTATGTGAAAAAGGACCAACAAGTAAACCTTGTGAAGTTTGTGAAAACTGTGCAAGTGCAAATAATGGAAAACATCTTGACATTATAGAAATGGATGCAGCTAGTAATAGAGGAATAGATGATATCAAAGAGTTAATTGAACATACAAAATATAAACCAAGTCTTGCTAGATTTAAAGTTTTTATTATTGATGAAGTTCATATGCTTACTACTCAAGCATTTAATGCATTACTTAAAACTCTTGAAGAACCTCCAGGTTTTGTTAAATTTATACTTGCAACTACTGATGCTTTAAAATTACCTGCAACAATACTTAGTAGAACTCAACATTTTAGATTTAATAAAATATCTCAAAATGATGTTGTTCATCATTTAAGTCATATTTTGCATGAAGAAAAAATAGATTTTGAAAAAGATGCTTTAAATATTTTAGCTCGAGGAGGGCAGGGAAGTTTAAGAGACACATTGACTTTACTTGATCAAGCAATTATTTTTTCAAAAAATAGAGTAGATTGTAAAAGTGTTGTTGAGATGTTAGGTTTAATAAATCCAGAAAAGATGGAAGCAATTTTTTCTATTATTTTAAATCAAGGTGATATAAACGATATTTTAAAAGAGTTAGAAATCTATGAAACTACTCAAGTAATAGATGAAATGATTCTATTTTTAAAAGATAAAATGATTTTAAAAGATAGAAGATTTGATATTATTCTTTTTGATAGATTTTTTAGAATTTTAAGTGATGCAAAACATCTTTTAGCAATAAATAGTGATGGTACATTTGTTTTAATATTGACTTTTATGAAGTTAATGGAAGCTACAAAATTAAAATCAATAGATGATATTATAAATAAAATTGAAAAAATTGAACCAAAACCTGAAACTACTAAAGTTGCAAAAGTTATTGAAAATATTTTAGAAGAACCTATATCTGTAAAAGAACCAATAGAAACTTTGATAAAAGTTGAAAGTATAAGCAAAGAAATCAATGTTAATATTGAAGTTGAAGATAAAATGATTTCAAATACTACTTCCTTAAATATTATAGCAGATGCAATACCTGCTTTAAAGTTTCAAACTCCTTTTGATGAACTACCTACAATAAAGCCTGAAGAGGATTTTTCAAAAAAAGAGATAAGTGCTGTTGAAATAGAAAAAATTGAGGAAATTTTATATAACCCAGTAGAAGAGATAGAATATATTCCTTTTGTTGAAGAAAGAGATGAATCAATTGATTTGTATACAAAATTAACTGAAAAAGTTTATGATAGAGATTTTGAATTAGGTGAGTGTTTTGAGAAAAACTTTATTTATAATGGTTTTTCAAATAATGTGCTACAGATAATTTCATATGCAAAAGATGAAGAAAGAAAGCTCTTATATAAACATTTTGGAATAATAAAAGCTTTTGCACAAGAAGTTTTTGGCTCAAATGTGGAACTAGATTTTAAAAAGGAAGAAGCCACCATACTAAATGAATCTTTAGTTAAAGAAGAAGATGAAAATAGAGTTCAAGAAGAGCAGAAAGATGTTCAAAATGATATAGGTTCAATGATAGAAGATATTGAGGTTGGTTCGGGTTGTGTTGCTAGCATTTTACAAGCTACAAATGAGACTTTGTCATCAAAAGAGTTATTAGTAAATGATATTTTAAATTCAAAAATGGTTGATAAAGTAAAAGAACTCTTTGATATTAGAAAAATTACAGTAAAATCGCGAAGTTAA
- the murI gene encoding glutamate racemase: MKVGLFDSGLGGLTVLNAIAKTLKGAEIFYIADTMYAPYGDKSKEEIFVRCDKITKFLLENYGIDALVVACNTATSVIIKHLRDKFPFLIIIGIEPGIKPAISKTKTGNIGILATASTLKGEKYRLLVDELTKTHDVKLYEQACVGLVQQIEKGETSTLQTYDMLENWLKPMLHNNVDTIVLGCTHYPLVKNTIKDIMGEDVLLIDTGDAIAKRLMILSQNAGHINEGDLDILVLYTGTINSDMVKAILKKRKFEIRKCEI; this comes from the coding sequence TTGAAAGTAGGACTTTTTGACTCAGGCCTTGGTGGTTTAACTGTATTAAATGCTATTGCAAAAACATTAAAAGGTGCAGAAATATTTTATATAGCAGACACTATGTATGCACCTTATGGAGATAAAAGTAAAGAAGAAATATTTGTTAGATGTGACAAAATAACAAAATTTTTACTAGAAAATTATGGAATAGATGCACTAGTTGTAGCATGTAATACAGCAACATCAGTTATAATAAAACATTTAAGAGATAAGTTTCCATTTTTGATAATAATTGGTATAGAACCAGGAATTAAACCAGCAATAAGTAAAACAAAAACTGGAAATATTGGTATTTTGGCTACAGCTTCTACTTTAAAAGGTGAAAAATATCGATTATTAGTTGATGAACTTACTAAAACGCATGATGTAAAGCTTTATGAACAAGCTTGTGTAGGTCTAGTTCAGCAAATTGAGAAAGGAGAAACTTCTACTTTACAAACTTATGATATGCTTGAAAATTGGTTAAAACCAATGCTTCATAATAATGTTGATACAATAGTTTTAGGTTGTACACATTATCCTTTAGTTAAAAATACTATTAAAGATATCATGGGAGAAGATGTATTATTGATAGATACGGGGGATGCAATAGCAAAAAGACTTATGATTTTAAGTCAAAATGCGGGGCACATAAATGAGGGGGATTTGGATATTTTAGTTTTATATACAGGAACTATAAATAGTGATATGGTAAAAGCCATATTAAAAAAGAGAAAATTTGAAATAAGGAAGTGTGAAATATGA
- the gdhA gene encoding NADP-specific glutamate dehydrogenase — protein sequence MANINELLDYLKRTSPGQDEFHQAAEEVLHSLEPLFEKYPKYKDNKVLERLVEPERQIMFRVTWVDDKGEIQINKGYRIQFSSTLGPYKGGLRFHPTVNTGIIKFLGFEQIFKNALTGLQIGGGKGGSDFDPKGKSDNEIMAFCQAFMTELHRHIGSTTDVPAGDIGVGGREIGYMFGMYKKLANVYDGTLTGKSLKWGGSLARTEATGYGCVYFAKNMLDARGETLKGKRCVVSGSGNVAIYTIEKLYHLGALPITCSDSKGMILDEEGIDLDLLKELKENQRARLTEYVKYRKNAKYIPVEDYPKGRNAVWSVPCYAAFPSATQNELNLEDAKELIKNGCKCVSEGANMPSTNEAVEYFVAEKIAYGPGKAANAGGVATSQLEMAQNAAMISWTFEEVDAKLEQIMYGIFQRVSKTAEEFGEPTNFVLGANIAGFRRVADAMIEQGII from the coding sequence ATGGCAAATATCAACGAACTTTTAGATTATCTAAAAAGAACAAGTCCTGGGCAAGATGAGTTTCATCAAGCTGCTGAAGAAGTTTTACACTCACTAGAACCACTATTTGAAAAATATCCAAAATATAAAGATAATAAAGTTTTAGAAAGATTAGTTGAACCTGAAAGACAAATCATGTTTAGAGTTACATGGGTTGATGATAAAGGTGAGATCCAAATCAATAAAGGGTATAGAATCCAATTTAGTTCGACTTTAGGACCATACAAAGGTGGGTTAAGATTTCACCCAACGGTAAATACTGGAATTATTAAATTTTTAGGATTTGAACAAATCTTTAAAAATGCTTTAACTGGTCTTCAAATTGGTGGTGGAAAAGGTGGAAGTGACTTTGATCCAAAAGGGAAAAGTGACAATGAAATAATGGCATTTTGTCAAGCTTTCATGACTGAATTACATAGACATATCGGTTCAACAACAGACGTTCCTGCAGGGGATATTGGAGTTGGTGGAAGAGAAATTGGATATATGTTTGGTATGTATAAAAAACTTGCAAATGTGTATGATGGGACTTTAACTGGTAAATCTTTAAAATGGGGTGGATCACTAGCTAGAACAGAGGCAACTGGATATGGTTGTGTATATTTTGCAAAAAATATGTTAGATGCTAGAGGAGAAACTTTAAAAGGTAAAAGATGTGTAGTTTCTGGATCAGGAAACGTTGCCATTTATACTATTGAAAAACTTTATCATTTAGGTGCATTACCAATTACTTGTAGTGATTCAAAAGGTATGATTTTAGACGAAGAGGGAATTGATTTAGACTTATTAAAAGAGTTAAAAGAGAATCAAAGAGCAAGACTTACAGAATATGTAAAATATAGAAAAAATGCAAAATATATTCCTGTTGAAGATTATCCAAAAGGAAGAAATGCAGTTTGGTCTGTTCCTTGTTATGCTGCTTTCCCAAGTGCAACTCAAAATGAGTTAAATTTAGAAGATGCTAAAGAACTTATTAAAAATGGTTGTAAATGTGTAAGTGAAGGTGCTAATATGCCATCAACAAATGAAGCAGTTGAATATTTTGTTGCAGAAAAAATTGCTTATGGACCAGGAAAAGCTGCAAATGCTGGTGGTGTTGCTACAAGTCAATTAGAAATGGCACAAAATGCAGCAATGATTTCTTGGACTTTTGAAGAAGTTGATGCTAAGTTAGAGCAAATTATGTATGGAATTTTTCAAAGAGTAAGCAAAACTGCTGAAGAATTTGGTGAGCCTACAAACTTTGTTTTAGGAGCAAATATTGCTGGATTCAGAAGAGTAGCTGATGCTATGATAGAACAAGGTATTATTTGA
- the rho gene encoding transcription termination factor Rho: MEESKEEIKSKTTKKTRTHIPVDGYKIEQLRELPIETLLDIANDLDVENPQELKRQDLMFMILASQIDAGGFILFTGILEIKEGGFGFLRAIDGNFSDTSNDSYVSATQIRKFALRTGDIVTGQVRPPNKDSEKYNALLKIEAINYLPVKDSKNRPLFDNLTPLYSTKKFNFEYESQKMTGRMLDLFAPMGRGQRGLIVAPPKTGKTELLKELAHAISKNHPEVTLMVLLIDERPEEVTDMQRSVKGEVYSSTFDLPAQNHVRVAEIVIEKAKRLVEMKKDVVILLDSITRLARAYNTVTPSSGKVLSGGVDANALHKPKRFFGAARNIEEGGSLTIVSTALIETGSKMDEVIFEEFKGTGNSEVVLSRNAANKRVYPALDIIKSGTRKEELLLSSDILQKTWILRNAISQMDEVEALKFLYSKMQKTKNNEEFFASMNE; this comes from the coding sequence ATGGAAGAGTCTAAAGAAGAAATAAAATCAAAAACTACAAAAAAAACAAGAACACATATACCTGTTGATGGTTACAAGATAGAACAACTAAGAGAGTTACCTATAGAAACTCTTCTTGACATTGCAAATGATCTAGATGTTGAAAATCCTCAAGAATTAAAAAGACAAGATTTAATGTTTATGATACTTGCATCTCAAATTGATGCTGGTGGATTTATTCTTTTTACAGGAATTTTAGAAATAAAAGAAGGTGGCTTTGGATTTTTAAGAGCAATTGATGGAAATTTTTCAGATACTTCAAATGACTCTTATGTAAGTGCTACACAAATTAGAAAATTTGCATTAAGAACAGGTGATATTGTAACTGGGCAAGTTAGACCTCCAAATAAAGATAGTGAGAAGTATAATGCCCTTTTAAAAATTGAAGCTATAAATTATCTTCCCGTAAAAGATTCAAAAAATAGACCATTATTTGATAACTTAACTCCTTTGTACTCAACAAAAAAATTTAATTTTGAATATGAATCACAAAAAATGACAGGAAGAATGCTTGATTTATTTGCTCCTATGGGGAGAGGTCAAAGAGGATTGATTGTTGCTCCACCAAAAACTGGTAAAACAGAATTATTAAAAGAACTAGCTCATGCAATAAGTAAAAATCATCCAGAAGTTACTTTAATGGTTCTATTAATAGATGAAAGACCAGAAGAAGTTACTGATATGCAAAGAAGTGTAAAAGGTGAAGTTTACAGTTCAACATTTGATTTACCTGCTCAAAATCATGTAAGAGTTGCTGAAATTGTTATTGAAAAAGCAAAAAGACTTGTTGAAATGAAAAAAGATGTTGTTATATTACTTGATTCAATTACTAGACTAGCCAGAGCTTACAATACTGTAACTCCAAGTTCTGGAAAAGTTCTTTCTGGTGGAGTTGATGCAAATGCACTTCATAAACCAAAAAGATTTTTTGGAGCAGCTAGAAACATTGAAGAAGGTGGAAGTTTAACTATTGTATCAACTGCTTTAATAGAAACAGGTTCAAAAATGGATGAAGTTATTTTTGAAGAATTTAAAGGAACAGGTAACTCTGAAGTAGTGCTAAGTAGAAATGCTGCAAATAAAAGGGTATATCCAGCTCTTGATATCATTAAATCAGGTACAAGAAAAGAAGAACTTCTTTTATCTTCAGATATATTACAAAAAACATGGATTTTAAGAAATGCTATTTCGCAAATGGATGAAGTTGAAGCACTTAAATTCTTATATTCAAAAATGCAAAAAACAAAAAATAACGAAGAATTTTTTGCATCTATGAATGAATAA
- a CDS encoding peroxiredoxin: MLVTKKAPDFTATAVLADGTIVEDFNLYKNIGEKGAILFFWPLDFTFVCPSEIIAFSKRTDEFKARGINVIGCSVDSQFSHFAWRETAVENGGIGRVKFPMVADLNKQIAKDYDVLFGESVALRGSFLIDKDGTVRHAVVNDLPLGRNVDEMIRMVDAMLFTNEYGEVCPAGWQKGDEGMKADKDGVANYLAKNEGKL; the protein is encoded by the coding sequence ATGTTAGTAACAAAAAAAGCACCAGATTTTACAGCAACGGCAGTGTTAGCTGATGGAACAATAGTAGAAGATTTTAACTTATATAAAAATATTGGAGAAAAAGGGGCAATCTTATTTTTCTGGCCACTAGACTTTACATTCGTATGTCCATCAGAAATTATTGCATTCTCAAAAAGAACAGATGAATTTAAAGCAAGAGGAATTAATGTAATTGGTTGTTCAGTAGATTCTCAATTCTCTCACTTCGCATGGAGAGAAACTGCAGTTGAAAATGGTGGAATTGGAAGAGTTAAATTTCCAATGGTAGCAGACTTAAATAAACAAATTGCAAAAGATTATGATGTTTTATTTGGTGAGTCTGTTGCATTAAGAGGATCTTTCTTAATAGATAAAGATGGAACAGTAAGACATGCAGTAGTTAATGATTTACCATTAGGAAGAAATGTAGATGAGATGATCAGAATGGTAGATGCAATGTTGTTTACAAATGAATATGGTGAAGTATGCCCAGCAGGATGGCAAAAAGGTGATGAAGGAATGAAAGCAGATAAAGATGGTGTAGCTAATTACTTAGCTAAAAATGAAGGTAAATTATAA
- a CDS encoding DUF362 domain-containing protein, whose amino-acid sequence MAVLITDICISCDACLDECPVGAIVDNDDNPTGEDIYYVYKDKCVECVGHNDAPACADACPTEGCIVWDEVGSSKIEKDDRGTAGTPVIE is encoded by the coding sequence ATGGCTGTTTTAATTACTGATATTTGTATCAGCTGTGATGCTTGTTTAGACGAATGTCCAGTTGGTGCCATAGTTGATAATGATGATAATCCAACAGGTGAAGATATATATTATGTATATAAAGATAAGTGTGTAGAGTGTGTAGGACATAACGATGCCCCAGCATGTGCAGATGCATGTCCAACAGAAGGTTGTATAGTTTGGGATGAAGTTGGTTCAAGTAAAATTGAAAAAGACGATAGAGGAACTGCAGGAACTCCTGTAATTGAATAA
- the ndk gene encoding nucleoside-diphosphate kinase, producing MEQTLSIIKPDAVAKNVVGKILDRFESAGLRIAATKKLQLSKADAEAFYAVHASRPFFKDLVEFMISGPVVVSVLEGKNAMAKNRELMGATNPKEAAAGTIRADFADSIDANAVHGSDSLENAAIEIAFFFAQREIC from the coding sequence ATGGAACAAACGTTATCAATCATCAAACCAGATGCTGTAGCAAAAAATGTAGTTGGAAAAATCTTAGACAGATTTGAATCAGCTGGTTTAAGAATTGCTGCTACAAAAAAATTACAACTTTCAAAAGCAGATGCAGAAGCATTCTATGCTGTTCATGCAAGTAGACCTTTCTTCAAAGATTTAGTTGAATTCATGATCTCTGGACCAGTTGTAGTTTCTGTTTTAGAAGGTAAAAATGCAATGGCTAAAAATAGAGAATTAATGGGTGCAACAAATCCAAAAGAAGCTGCTGCTGGTACAATCAGAGCAGATTTTGCTGATTCAATTGATGCAAATGCAGTTCACGGTTCAGATTCATTAGAAAATGCTGCAATAGAAATTGCTTTCTTTTTTGCACAAAGAGAAATTTGTTAA
- a CDS encoding DUF177 domain-containing protein has translation MKIEFKKVPTTKKELETSFNSVKIEGTFCRISSSLVKIEANLKGIIDIDCSRCGSSEPFSLDEQLKLLLSDGVYKGDDEEFLVIEIENSLIDFDEIIESELNSIKSDYHICKNCLEDNQLFEKEF, from the coding sequence ATGAAAATAGAGTTTAAAAAAGTACCAACTACAAAAAAAGAATTAGAAACTTCTTTTAATTCAGTTAAAATTGAAGGTACTTTTTGTAGAATTTCATCATCTTTAGTAAAAATTGAAGCAAATCTAAAGGGCATAATTGATATCGATTGCTCTAGATGTGGGTCTTCTGAACCTTTTTCACTTGATGAACAGTTAAAACTTCTTCTGAGTGATGGAGTATATAAAGGTGACGATGAAGAATTTTTAGTAATAGAAATAGAAAATAGTTTGATTGACTTTGATGAAATAATTGAAAGTGAATTAAATAGTATAAAAAGTGATTATCATATTTGTAAAAACTGCTTAGAAGATAATCAGCTTTTCGAAAAAGAATTTTAA
- the rpmF gene encoding 50S ribosomal protein L32, with product MAVPKRRVSHSRSAMRRTHYKITLKKPVKDSDGSWKMPHMVNPNTGEYKN from the coding sequence ATGGCAGTACCAAAGAGAAGAGTATCACACTCAAGATCAGCAATGAGAAGAACTCATTACAAAATTACATTAAAAAAACCAGTTAAAGATAGTGATGGTTCTTGGAAAATGCCTCACATGGTAAATCCAAACACTGGTGAATATAAAAACTAA
- the plsX gene encoding phosphate acyltransferase PlsX, with protein MLKIAIDAMGGDFGPEPIVEGLIEALRNNINFTAIAVGNKEKLLKLIPPTFLNRIEILESEDVISMHDSATDALKRKESTIYKAIELVREGKADAVVSAGHSGATMSLATLRIGRIKGVSRPAIATLMPTSENQNTLVLDVGANVDSDAKNLFEFAIMGQAYAQSVLRLDEPIIGLLSNGEEESKGNEVTKEAYKLLSKIPNFGGNVEGSDIFKGTVDVVVCDGFVGNILLKTAEGVADTIGKIIKKSLKRSLISIAGAVLMRKVFKNLKVRVDYAEYGGAPLLGVKAPVIISHGKSNPKAIKNAIFQAINAASSNLDSIIEQRLVKYSTKEDTL; from the coding sequence ATGTTGAAGATTGCAATTGATGCAATGGGTGGGGACTTCGGTCCTGAACCTATAGTTGAAGGGCTTATAGAAGCTCTTAGAAACAATATAAATTTTACAGCTATAGCTGTTGGAAATAAAGAAAAACTTTTAAAACTTATACCACCTACTTTCTTAAACAGAATAGAAATACTTGAATCAGAAGATGTAATCTCAATGCATGATAGTGCGACAGATGCATTAAAAAGAAAAGAATCAACAATTTATAAGGCAATTGAATTAGTACGTGAAGGTAAAGCTGATGCTGTTGTATCAGCAGGTCATTCAGGAGCTACTATGTCATTAGCTACATTAAGAATTGGAAGAATAAAAGGTGTTTCAAGACCTGCTATTGCTACACTAATGCCTACAAGTGAAAATCAAAACACATTAGTACTAGATGTTGGGGCAAATGTTGATAGCGATGCAAAAAATCTATTTGAATTTGCCATTATGGGTCAAGCTTATGCTCAATCTGTATTAAGACTTGATGAACCAATTATTGGATTATTAAGTAATGGTGAAGAAGAAAGTAAAGGGAATGAGGTAACAAAAGAAGCTTACAAGTTACTTTCAAAAATTCCTAATTTTGGTGGAAATGTAGAAGGTAGTGATATTTTCAAAGGTACTGTAGATGTTGTTGTTTGTGATGGTTTTGTAGGAAATATTCTACTTAAAACAGCTGAAGGTGTTGCAGACACTATTGGTAAAATTATTAAAAAAAGTTTGAAAAGATCACTCATTTCTATTGCTGGTGCAGTTTTAATGAGAAAAGTTTTCAAAAACTTAAAAGTAAGAGTTGATTATGCTGAATATGGTGGTGCTCCACTACTTGGTGTAAAAGCTCCTGTAATAATTTCCCATGGAAAATCAAACCCTAAAGCAATAAAAAATGCAATCTTTCAAGCAATAAATGCGGCTAGTTCAAACTTAGATAGTATTATTGAACAAAGATTAGTAAAATATAGTACTAAAGAAGATACTCTTTAA
- a CDS encoding beta-ketoacyl-ACP synthase III has protein sequence MNYAAFRSIGAYIPPRIMSNADFEKIIDTTDEWITKRTGIKERRLAEKDEAPSDLGTKAAEVAISRAGINKEDIDLIICATVTPDFLCMPSTACLIASKLNLPNIMAFDVSAACTGFVYILGIAKAFIESGMKKNVLIIGAEKYSSILNYEDRTTCFIFGDGAGAAIISATNDKSEAIIDVQCSSDGTYEDLIKTAGGGSKNPCSQEVLDSKMACISMKGNETFKLAVKTLTSDVVKMLEKHGLSNKDITHFIPHQANYRIIKAVGEALNINDEQTVVTVDKYGNTSAASIPMAMNYAFEEGRIKSGDTILFDAFGGGLTWGSALFKFSPKK, from the coding sequence ATGAATTATGCAGCTTTTAGATCAATTGGAGCTTATATACCACCTAGAATTATGTCAAATGCAGATTTTGAGAAAATCATTGACACTACTGATGAGTGGATTACAAAAAGAACTGGTATAAAGGAAAGAAGATTAGCTGAAAAAGATGAAGCACCTTCTGACTTAGGTACAAAAGCAGCTGAAGTTGCTATTTCTAGAGCAGGAATAAATAAAGAAGATATAGATTTAATAATCTGTGCTACTGTAACACCAGATTTTTTATGTATGCCATCTACTGCTTGTTTAATTGCATCAAAATTAAACTTACCTAATATTATGGCATTTGACGTAAGTGCTGCATGCACTGGTTTTGTTTATATTTTAGGTATTGCAAAAGCTTTTATTGAATCTGGCATGAAAAAAAATGTATTAATTATTGGTGCCGAGAAATATAGTTCTATCTTAAATTATGAAGATAGAACTACTTGTTTTATCTTTGGTGATGGAGCAGGAGCAGCTATTATTAGTGCAACAAATGATAAAAGTGAAGCAATTATTGATGTTCAATGTTCAAGTGATGGAACTTATGAAGACTTGATAAAAACTGCTGGTGGGGGAAGTAAAAATCCATGTTCACAAGAAGTTCTAGATTCAAAAATGGCTTGTATAAGTATGAAAGGTAATGAAACGTTTAAACTTGCTGTTAAAACTCTTACTTCAGATGTTGTAAAAATGCTTGAAAAACATGGACTTTCAAATAAAGACATTACTCACTTTATACCTCATCAAGCAAATTATAGAATCATAAAAGCAGTTGGTGAAGCTTTAAATATCAATGACGAACAAACAGTAGTTACTGTTGATAAATATGGTAACACATCAGCTGCATCAATACCTATGGCTATGAACTATGCGTTCGAGGAAGGTAGAATAAAATCAGGTGATACTATTTTATTTGATGCCTTTGGTGGTGGACTTACATGGGGAAGTGCTTTATTTAAGTTCTCTCCAAAAAAATAA
- a CDS encoding transglutaminase-like cysteine peptidase: MKQLIILITLLSNFLLAYEFKLNEKDYKTINNSNKKSFIEKRLQKYDELKVKIENYDLIRKLSHTNTFINKILPQFDNKSSGIDDYWATPKEFLINGHGDCEDYAIAKYFTLLELGIKKENLYFAVVDVKARNGSHMVLLYSENKNESPLVLDNLSSLVIPLTRRVDLIPKFAFNEIDSYYLTNKNFTKKINLNWGKENKWEKLLYRVYNLNE, from the coding sequence ATGAAACAGTTAATTATCCTTATTACACTTTTATCAAATTTTTTATTAGCTTATGAATTTAAATTAAATGAGAAAGACTATAAAACAATAAATAATTCAAATAAAAAATCTTTTATTGAAAAAAGATTACAAAAATATGATGAATTAAAAGTAAAAATTGAAAATTATGATTTAATAAGAAAGTTATCTCACACAAATACTTTTATAAACAAAATACTACCACAATTTGATAATAAAAGCTCTGGTATAGATGATTATTGGGCTACTCCAAAAGAGTTTCTAATAAATGGGCATGGTGATTGTGAAGATTACGCAATAGCAAAATACTTTACATTATTAGAATTAGGAATAAAAAAAGAAAATCTATATTTTGCAGTTGTTGACGTAAAAGCTAGAAATGGAAGTCACATGGTTTTATTATATAGTGAAAATAAAAATGAATCACCACTTGTTTTGGACAATTTGAGTTCACTTGTAATTCCACTTACAAGAAGAGTAGATTTAATTCCAAAATTTGCATTTAATGAAATAGATTCTTACTACTTAACAAATAAAAATTTTACAAAAAAAATAAATCTAAATTGGGGAAAAGAGAATAAATGGGAAAAACTTTTATATAGAGTTTATAATTTAAATGAATAA
- a CDS encoding aminotransferase class IV, with protein sequence MYFETIKCEDFEVYNLDYHNKRVARTIGKNLNLQEYINPPTNELLRCKLVYDDNEILNVEYFTYKKREFKNFKIIFDDNIDYSKKYLNRDTLDKLYEKREDCDDIIIIKDEIITDTSIANIAILYDDIWITSKKCLLEGTTRARLIEDKKIIEKDISLNMLYKAKKIAIFNAMLDFIELNDYSFKL encoded by the coding sequence ATGTATTTTGAAACAATCAAATGTGAAGATTTTGAAGTTTATAATTTAGATTATCACAATAAAAGAGTTGCTAGAACTATTGGGAAGAATTTAAATTTACAAGAGTATATTAATCCACCAACAAATGAGCTTTTAAGATGTAAATTGGTTTATGATGACAATGAAATTTTAAATGTTGAATATTTTACTTATAAAAAAAGAGAATTTAAAAATTTTAAAATAATATTTGATGACAATATAGATTATTCAAAAAAATATCTAAATAGAGATACTTTAGATAAATTATATGAAAAAAGAGAAGATTGTGATGATATTATTATTATAAAAGATGAAATTATTACAGATACTTCAATAGCAAACATAGCAATACTTTATGATGATATTTGGATTACTTCAAAAAAATGTTTATTAGAAGGAACTACAAGAGCTAGATTGATTGAAGATAAAAAGATTATAGAAAAAGATATATCTTTAAACATGTTATATAAAGCTAAGAAAATTGCAATTTTTAATGCAATGTTAGATTTTATTGAATTAAATGATTATTCATTTAAATTATAA